The following are encoded in a window of Impatiens glandulifera chromosome 5, dImpGla2.1, whole genome shotgun sequence genomic DNA:
- the LOC124938988 gene encoding beta-glucosidase 12-like codes for MGEGYWTPPSYADLALVTHSKKGTTKDPTPVASPKIQEKVFIDENYGISSLNRSSFPHGFIFGAASSSYQYEGAANEGGRKPSLWDTYTHKHPERIDDHSTGDVAIDSYHKYKIDVQYLKDMNMDAYRISIAWPRIIPTGKLKDGVNKEGIQYYNDLINELLAQGKIPFVTIFHWDIPQPLEDEYSGFLSPLVVRDFVDYVDICFKEFGDRVKHWITLNEAWTFAVNGYAAGILAPGRCSPFVSNCTGGNSATEPYMVMHNQLLAHGAAVKLYRDKYQEYQKGTIGITNVCHWFEPLTKSKRDLEASEVALDFMCGWVMDPLVNGDYPKSMRRLVGSRLPRFTKVQSDLVKGSFNFIGLNYYTANYATFSSKVNNNGLLSYTTDARVNQTCKYIVYIFLLLTHIHNIEQTFYDTASVWLYVYPKGIRNILLYIKNKYNNPLIYITENEFLRPKRAVFTGVDEFNNATIPLKEALQDEHRITFYNSHFFYLKQAIEKGSNVKGYFAWSLMDNFEWNSGYTVRFGINYVDYKDNNKRYPKISSKWFTKFLAK; via the exons ATGG GAGAGGGTTACTGGACACCCCCTAGTTATGCAGATCTCGCCCTAGTGACTCATAGTAAGAAAGGGACCACCAAGGATCCGACTCCCGTGGCTTCTCCAAAAATTCAGGAGAAAGTG TTTATTGATGAAAACTATGGCATTTCTTCTCTCAACAGAAGCAGCTTTCCTCATGGATTTATTTTTGGAGCAGCATCTTCTTCTTATCAG TATGAAGGAGCAGCAAATGAAGGAGGCAGAAAACCAAGTTTGTGGGATACATATACTCACAAACATCCAG AAAGAATAGATGACCACAGTACCGGAGATGTTGCAATCGATTCTTATCACAAATATAAA ATTGATGTCCaatatttgaaagacatgaacatGGATGCTTACAGAATTTCAATTGCATGGCCTAGAATAATCCCAA CCGGAAAGCTAAAGGATGGTGTAAACAAAGAAGGCATCCAATATTATAACGATCTAATAAACGAGTTGCTGGCTCAAG gtaAAATCCCGTTCGTGACTATCTTCCATTGGGATATTCCTCAACCCTTAGAAGATGAGTATAGCGGTTTCTTGAGTCCTCTCGTTGT GCGAGATTTTGTAGACTACGTAGACATTTGTTTTAAGGAATTTGGAGATCGAGTGAAGCATTGGATTACACTAAACGAGGCATGGACATTTGCTGTGAACGGTTACGCAGCTGGAATTCTAGCTCCGGGTCGTTGCTCTCCTTTTGTCTCAAATTGTACAGGTGGAAATTCTGCAACAGAACCTTATATGGTGATGCACAACCAACTTCTCGCCCATGGGGCGGCGGTGAAACTTTACCGCGATAAATATCAA gaATACCAAAAGGGTACCATTGGAATTACAAATGTATGTCATTGGTTCGAGCCACTCACCAAATCAAAGCGAGATCTTGAAGCCTCTGAGGTAGCTCTTGACTTCATGTGTGGATG GGTTATGGATCCATTGGTTAATGGTGATTATCCGAAATCCATGCGTCGTCTCGTTGGCTCAAGACTGCCCAGATTCACTAAAGTACAATCTGATCTAGTGAAAGGATCATTCAATTTTATAGGACTCAATTATTACACAGCAAATTATGCAACTTTTTCATCAAAGGTTAACAATAATGGTCTTCTAAGTTATACAACAGATGCTAGAGTGAATCAAACTTGTAAGTATAtcgtatatatttttttacttcttaCTCACATTCATAATATCGAACAAACATTTTATGac ACTGCTTCAGTATGGCTCTATGTTTATCCAAAAGGAATTCGGAATATTCTCctctacataaaaaataaatataacaaccCACTTATATATATCACTGAAAATG AGTTTTTGCGACCAAAACGAGCTGTTTTTACAGGAGTTGATGAATTCAACAATGCGACAATACCACTTAAGGAAGCCTTGCAAGATGAACACAGGATTACATTCTACAATAGCCATTTCTTTTACCTCAAACAAGCAATTGA AAAAGGTTCAAATGTGAAAGGTTATTTTGCGTGGTCTCTAATGGACAATTTTGAATGGAACTCGGGATATACAGTTCGCTTTGGTATTAATTATGTGGATTACAAGGACAACAATAAGAGATATCCcaaaatttcatccaaatggtTTACCAAGTTTTTGGCGAAATAA